In Helianthus annuus cultivar XRQ/B chromosome 9, HanXRQr2.0-SUNRISE, whole genome shotgun sequence, the following are encoded in one genomic region:
- the LOC110878253 gene encoding putative 1-phosphatidylinositol-3-phosphate 5-kinase FAB1D — translation MTYDSLVSPPASSISPAMSLAKTDSTLSFYNEYLVADPNERSLREETRFDSFSLQQPYLGNGGIDSHIWFPPEPEDKEDDIEGSVANYDDDDDDDAYGDGMKWGKPSNLSSFGQEGSGSFRFREETRKALNEVMNGKFKALVEHLLKSMGICCSGNDGDNWVDIVTALSWEAASFLKPDAFEEKTMDPDGYVKVKCIATGTRSQSEVFKGLVFKKHAAHKHMPTKCKKPKLLLIKGALSVSSDGLASFESMKQEADRVNNLIGMIEKLNPNVVLVEKTVSRDIQESIYSKGMTLVLEMKQHRLERVARCTGSPILSSDNMNDQKLRQCESFYFEKIVEEHADLSETGKKPKKTLMFLEGCPSRMGFTILLKGCHSDELKKVKCVVQFAVIMAYHLILESSFILNQRAMFSTTAADGMTIYSNNDEGTISSVSTQPLYTNLDDTNVPIVNESSPETASVNTIDIPISSHFDENGSDNLGLEGSTISSYEEYDPIVLSGLSSLSASLHKVVGIPLFDTVNTHNHSEANGQDLSAAETVESADAEVKVVPEEKKLENCEDGKKSKDDIRAVLDSESILVLMSRRNWSRGTTCKQSSFSCIKFYRNFDVPLGKFLRDNLLNQKLSCGTCNELPEAHLHYYAHHDKQLTIQVKRLPLDKHLAGENEGKLWMWSCCGQCKPLNGSLMSTKRVLVSIAARGLSFGKFLELGFSNHSSSEIPSTCGHSYYKDYLHFFGLGSMVAMFRYSTVATYSISLPLWKVEFSNSMEGDYLKEEVEDVSQQGHSLFTEVENSLKKMENESSGSMLFSDINEMLKQERDQFQADMKNLTASSSSDVSVNKWLQKPLYLNHIRWELFLRSYIWDERLYSILSSDHSIIGPQTTDESGKTQSSFEEKDSSDVNIDIEAVSDDPSFLKTDTTEESNTIPSEVTTAEIDIEIESSNSVQENDVQENSQLSSTSTQLADPKGWMWTSFSQIQNIHLNEYQKGYLPKYEPANSYASGSTIYKILTEQGSKIHFPLATSNHIVSVYEDELSSMIACALAYLKDGKISSEDNIHDDTKSFENAHKLSSLSSPNWSSFTSTNSDSSSLGSSSDESRFSSESRFSSFDGLEILDSVANSRYIHPVVSMGRYDKKAKYSVACLFAKDFSDLRGQCGLTELDYISSLSRCKHWDAKGGKSKSFFAKTLDDRFIIKEIKNTEFCSFLGFASEYFGYMTQCFKQGNQTCLAKILGIYQVKKIKSGVKHDLMVMENITYCRKITRQYDLKGALYARYNAAADGGGDVLLDQNFVNDMNVSPLYVNTKAKRNLQRAVWNDTAFLYSINVMDYSLLVGVDVEQKELVCGIIDYVRQYTWDKQLENWVKSFVVPKNQLPTIISPKEYKKRFRKFIDTHLFAVPDDWCSQRSSNRCSLCGVGSHSKSQDHEEMS, via the exons ATGACTTATGATAGTTTAGTTTCTCCACCAGCATCATCAATCAGTCCAGCTATGTCTCTGGCGAAAACTGATAGCACGCTTTCATTTTACA ATGAGTATCTTGTTGCTGATCCAAATGAAAG GTCCCTCAGAGAAGAAACAAGATTTGATTCTTTTAGTTTACAGCAGCCGTATCTAGGAAACGGAGGTATCGATTCTCATATTTGGTTTCCCCCTGAACCGGAAGACAAAGAGGATGATATCGAGGGTAGTGTTGCTaactatgatgatgatgatgacgatgatgcgTATGGTGATGGCATGAAATGGGGGAAGCCAAGTAATCTTAGCAGTTTTGGACAAGAAGGGAGTGGGAGTTTTAGGTTTAGAGAGGAAACGAGAAAAGCTTTGAATGAAGTTATGAATGGAAAATTTAAGGCACTTGTGGAGCATCTTCTTAAATCTATGGGTATTTGTTGTTCTGGAAACGATGGTGATAATTGGGTCGATATAGTTACTGCTTTATCATGGGAAGCTGCCTCATTTTTGAAGCCTGATGCATTTGAAGAAAAAACAATGGATCCTGATGGATATGTAAAGGTCAAATGTATTGCAACCGGTACTCGAAGTCAAAG TGAAGTTTTCAAAGGTTTAGTCTTCAAAAAGCATGCAGCTCACAAGCATATGCCAACAAAGTGTAAAAAGCCCAAGTTGCTATTGATTAAGGGTGCACTTAGTGTGTCTTCTGATGGATTGGCATCGTTCGAATCAATGAAACAG GAGGCTGATAGAGTGAATAATCTTATCGGGATGATAGAGAAGTTGAATCCAAATGTTGTTTTAGTGGAGAAAACGGTTTCCCGTGATATTCAAGAGTCTATTTATTCAAAAGGGATGACACTTGTCTTGGAAATGAAACAACACCGCTTGGAGAGAGTTGCTCGTTGTACCGGCTCACCAATCTTGTCATCTGATAATATGAATGACCAAAAGCTGAGGCAGTGTGAATCCTTTTATTTTGAAAAGATTGTAGAAGAACATGCTGATCTTTCTGAAACTGGCAAAAAGCCAAAGAAGACCTTAATGTTTCTTGAGGGCTGTCCCTCACGAATGGGTTTTACG ATTTTGCTGAAGGGATGTCACAGTGATGAACTTAAAAAAGTTAAATGTGTGGTTCAGTTTGCTGTTATCATGGCATACCATTTGATCCTCGAGAGTTCATTCATTCTTAATCAACGAGCAATGTTCTCCACAACTGCCGCCGATGGAATGACTATATATTCAAACAACGACGAAGGAACAATTTCATCTGTTAGCACTCAACCTCTATATACAAATCTTGATGATACAAACGTTCCAATAGTCAACGAGTCCAGTCCCGAAACTGCTTCAGTCAACACCATTGATATTCCCATCTCTAGCCATTTTGATGAAAACGGGTCTGACAATTTGGGTCTAGAAGGGTCTACTATATCATCATATGAAGAATATGACCCGATAGTCCTCTCGGGACTATCTTCACTCTCTGCCTCTTTGCATAAAGTTGTCGGGATCCCTCTTTTCGATACTGTGAACACACATAATCATAGCGAAGCCAACGGTCAGGATTTGAGCGCTGCTGAAACTGTTGAGTCTGCTGATGCTGAAGTGAAAGTTGTTCCTGaagaaaaaaaattagaaaattgcGAAGATGGTAAAAAAAGTAAGGATGACATTAGGGCAGTGTTGGATTCAGAAAGTATATTGGTTTTAATGTCTAGAAGGAATTGGTCAAGAGGGACTACTTGTAAGCAAAGTTCTTTTTCGTGTATCAAGTTTTACAGAAATTTTGATGTTCCCCTTGGAAAGTTTTTGCGGGATAATTTGCTCAATCAG AAGCTTTCATGTGGAACTTGTAATGAACTACCAGAAGCTCATCTTCACTACTATGCACATCACGACAAGCAACTAACGATTCAAGTAAAACGTCTTCCTTTAGATAAGCATTTGGCTGGTGAAAATGAAGGGAAGCTTTGGATGTGGAGTTGTTGTGGTCAATGTAAACCCCTCAATGGAAGTTTAATGTCAACCAAAAGAGTCTTGGTTTCCATTGCTGCTCGTGGTTTATCCTTTGGAAAGTTTCTAGAACTTGGATTCTCAAACCACTCTTCTTCGGAGATACCATCTACTTGCGGACATTCCTATTATAAAGACTACCTTCACTTCTTTGG ATTGGGCTCCATGGTTGCAATGTTTAGATACTCTACAGTAGCTACCTACTCTATATCTCTACCACTTTGGAAGGTGGAGTTTAGCAATTCAATGGAAGGAGATTATCTTAAAGAAGAAGTTGAGGAT GTGTCTCAACAAGGGCATTCATTGTTTACTGAGGTTGAGAACTCTTTGAAGAAGATGGAGAATGAGTCTTCTGGATCAATGCTGTTCTCTGACATCAATGAGATGTTGAAACAAGAGCGAGATCAATTTCAG GCTGACATGAAAAACCTCACTGCAAGCTCTAGCAGTGATGTTTCGGTGAATAAATGGTTACAAAAGCCTCTCTACTTGAATCATATACGATGGGAGCTTTTCCTTCGTTCATACATCTGGGACGAGCGACTTTATTCAATTCTTTCATCTGATCATAGTATAATCGGCCCTCAAACCACTGATGAATCAGGGAAAACACAGTCATCTTTTGAGGAAAAAGACAGTAGTGACGTTAATATAGATATTGAAGCAGTTTCTGATGATCCTTCTTTTCTGAAAACGGATACAACAGAAGAAAGTAATACCATACCAAGTGAAGTGACTACAGCTGAAATTGATATCGAAATCGAATCATCAAACTCCGTGCAAGAAAATGACGTCCAAGAAAACAGTCAACTTTCCTCCACTTCAACACAACTAGCAGATCCTAAAGGGTGGATGTGGACATCATTTTCACAAATACAAAACATTCATTTAAATGAGTATCAAAAAGGATACTTGCCAAAGTACGAACCTGCTAACAGCTATGCATCAGGATCCACCATATACAAAATTCTAACGGAGCAGGGTTCAAAGATTCATTTTCCATTAGCTACTAGCAATCATATAGTATCAGTTTATGAAGATGAATTATCTAGTATGATTGCATGTGCGTTAGCTTATCTAAAAGATGGGAAGATTTCATCAGAAGATAATATCCACGATGATACTAAATCATTTGAAAATGCGCACAAATTGTCATCTTTGAGTTCTCCAAATTGGTCATCTTTCACGTCCACAAATTCTGATAGTTCTTCACTTGGATCTTCTTCAGACGAATCGAGGTTTTCTAGCGAATCAAGGTTTTCTAGCTTCGATGGGTTGGAAATTTTGGATTCTGTTGCTAATTCAAGGTATATTCATCCAGTGGTTTCCATGGGAAGATATGATAAAAAAGCTAAATATTCAGTGGCTTGTTTATTTGCTAAAGATTTTTCAGATCTTCGTGGTCAATGTGGTTTGACTGAACTGGATTATATATCTTCACTAAGTCGTTGTAAACATTGGGATGCGAAAGGTGGAAAAAGTAAATCTTTTTTTGCTAAAACTCTTGATGACCGGTTCATCATTAAGGAAATTAAAAATACCGAGTTTTGTTCGTTTCTCGGATTTGCTTCCGAATATTTTGGGTATATGACCCAGTGCTTCAAACAAGGAAACCAAACATGCCTTGCAAAAATTCTTGGGATTTATCAG GTAAAGaaaataaagagtggggtaaaaCATGATCTAATGGTGATGGAGAACATTACTTATTGCAGAAAAATTACAAGACAGTATGATCTTAAAGGAGCTTTGTATGCTCGTTATAATGCTgctgctgatggcggaggagatGTTCTTTTGGACCAAAATTTTGTAAACGACATGAATGTTTCTCCTTTATATGTTAATACAAAAGCAAAGAGGAATTTGCAGCGGGCTGTATGGAACGATACTGCCTTCCTCTAC TCGATCAATGTGATGGATTATTCATTGTTGGTTGGAGTGGACGTGGAACAAAAGGAGCTCGTATGCGGCATAATCGATTACGTGAGACAATATACTTGGGATAAACAACTGGAAAACTGGGTCAAGTCCTTTGTTGTTCCTAAAAACCAGTTGCCAACTATAATCTCACCAAAAGAGTACAAAAAAAGATTCAGAAAGTTCATTGACACCCATTTGTTTGCTGTTCCTGATGATTGGTGCTCTCAGCGATCATCTAACCGTTGCAGCCTCTGTGGCGTGGGTTCACATTCAAAATCTCAAGATCATGAGGAAATGTCTTAA